CAAGTAAAAGTGAGATTTGTTCTACAAAATGAGGAATATCAAATAAAGAGCTATAAGTTACAATATAACTAAGAGAAAAAACTTGCATAAGGCAGTATGAAATATAAAAAATCTCTTTTGAATAGATATATCTAATAAAAGTATAAACAATTGTCATAATAACAATACCAAAGGTTATTCCATAGAGTAAAATAGTATTTAAATTATCCAAGTTCAATTTTATAACCTGTTCCTGATAGATTTATAATCAAATCCTTTGGTATTTTTATTTTTAAATTTTTGATAAGAGTTTTTAAAGCATCTTTACTCATTCCACTATCATACCAAACAAAATTTTCTATCTCTTCATATGTGACAAATCTATTTCTATTTTTAAGCAATAAAGAGAGTAAATCTAACTCTTTTTTTCTTAGTTTAACTATTTCCTTATTTTTAAATAGTGTTTGATTAAAACTGTCAAAAGTTGTATTTTCATCTAGTTTTATAATATTTGAATCAGAAGTTTTTAAACTCTTTAAACATATTTCAAGAGCTTTTTTTAACTCCTCTTCACAAATAGGTTTAGTAAGATATTTTACTAATTGTAATTCAATAGCTTCAAAAAGGTACTCTTTTGTGGAAAAAGCAGAGAGAATAATTACTTGAGTCTGTTTATCTTTTTGTCTAATTCTTTTAACAAACTCCAAACCATTTAATTTAGGCATTTGAATATCCGTAATTATGATATGAGGTTTTTGTTTTTCATAAATTTTTAAAGCACTTAAAGCATCACTTGCTTCATAAATCTCATCAAAATAGTTTTCTAGGTACTCAACCCCGTTTTCTCGGGCTATATCATCATCTTCTACATATAATAGTTTTATATTTTTAGTATCTTTCTTTTGCATATATTATTATATCTCTTAATTTCTTTACTACTCAATAATTGCTATAATTTCCAAAATTTTTTTAAGGGTCTATATGGTAAAAAAATCAATCTTTAGAGAGTATGATATTAGGGGAATTGTAGGGAGTGAATTAAATAAAGAATCAGTAAAACTTATTGGATACTTTTTTGGTAAAAAAGTATTTGATAAATTTAAAGAGAATTCTTACATTGCAATTGGTTATGATGCAAGAACTCACTCTCCAGAACTTTTCTCATATTTAGCAAGTGGATTAAATGCT
This sequence is a window from Halarcobacter bivalviorum. Protein-coding genes within it:
- a CDS encoding response regulator transcription factor, translating into MQKKDTKNIKLLYVEDDDIARENGVEYLENYFDEIYEASDALSALKIYEKQKPHIIITDIQMPKLNGLEFVKRIRQKDKQTQVIILSAFSTKEYLFEAIELQLVKYLTKPICEEELKKALEICLKSLKTSDSNIIKLDENTTFDSFNQTLFKNKEIVKLRKKELDLLSLLLKNRNRFVTYEEIENFVWYDSGMSKDALKTLIKNLKIKIPKDLIINLSGTGYKIELG